A window of the Salipiger sp. H15 genome harbors these coding sequences:
- the folD gene encoding bifunctional methylenetetrahydrofolate dehydrogenase/methenyltetrahydrofolate cyclohydrolase FolD, which yields MSATIIDGKAFAEKVRTQVAAHVARLKDEHGITPGLAVVLVGEDPASEVYVRNKGKQTLEAGMNSFEHKLSADTSEADLLALIDQLNNDPAVHGILVQLPLPGHLNSDLVINSIDPAKDVDGFHISNVGLLGTGQKSMVPCTPLGCLMMLRDQLGSLSGLNAVVVGRSNIVGKPMAQLLLGDSCTVTIAHSCTKDLAEVCRRADILVAAVGRPEMIPGDWVKPGATVIDVGINRIPAPEKGEGKFRLVGDVAFASAAEVAGAITPVPGGVGPMTIACLLANTVTACCRANGLAEPEGLTA from the coding sequence ATGAGCGCAACGATCATCGACGGCAAGGCGTTTGCCGAAAAGGTGCGGACGCAGGTCGCTGCCCACGTGGCGCGGCTGAAGGACGAGCACGGCATCACCCCCGGCCTCGCCGTGGTGCTGGTGGGCGAGGACCCGGCCTCGGAAGTCTACGTCCGCAACAAGGGCAAGCAGACGCTCGAGGCGGGGATGAACAGCTTCGAGCACAAGCTCTCGGCCGACACCTCGGAAGCGGACCTTCTGGCGCTGATCGACCAGCTGAACAACGATCCCGCCGTGCACGGCATCCTCGTGCAGCTGCCGCTGCCGGGGCACCTGAATTCGGATCTGGTGATCAACTCGATCGACCCGGCGAAGGACGTCGACGGCTTCCACATCTCCAACGTCGGCCTGCTGGGAACCGGGCAGAAGAGCATGGTGCCCTGCACCCCGCTCGGCTGCCTGATGATGCTGCGCGACCAACTCGGCTCGCTCTCGGGGCTGAACGCCGTGGTCGTGGGCCGCTCGAACATCGTCGGCAAGCCGATGGCGCAGCTGCTGCTGGGTGACAGCTGCACGGTGACCATCGCGCATTCGTGCACCAAGGATCTGGCCGAGGTCTGCCGCCGCGCCGATATCCTCGTCGCCGCCGTCGGCCGCCCCGAGATGATCCCCGGCGACTGGGTGAAGCCCGGCGCCACGGTGATCGACGTGGGCATCAACCGCATTCCCGCGCCGGAGAAGGGCGAGGGCAAGTTCCGGCTGGTGGGCGATGTCGCGTTCGCCTCGGCCGCCGAGGTCGCGGGCGCGATCACCCCGGTGCCGGGCGGCGTCGGGCCGATGACCATCGCCTGCCTGCTGGCCAACACCGTCACCGCCTGCTGCCGCGCCAACGGCCTTGCCGAGCCCGAGGGGCTGACGGCCTGA
- a CDS encoding formate--tetrahydrofolate ligase, whose translation MTTDIEIARAAEKLPIQEIGEKLGITGTDLIPYGHDKAKVSASFIAGLAGRRHGRLILVTAINPTPAGEGKTTTTVGLGDGLAAIGKKAAVCIREASLGPNFGMKGGAAGGGYAQVVPMEEMNLHFTGDFHAITAAHNLLAAMIDNHIHWGNALDIDLRRIVWRRVLDVNDRALRDVVTGLGGVPNGFPRQGGFDITVASEVMACLCLADDLVDLEQRLGDMIVAYRRDKAPVHARDLKADGAMAVLLKDALQPNLVQTLEHTPAFVHGGPFANIAHGCNSVIATKTALALADYVVTEAGFGADLGAEKFFDIKCRKAGLHPDCAVLVATVRALKMNGGVARAELGTEDVAAVKKGCANLGRHIENLRQFGVPVVVAINHFAGDTEAEIAAVKAYAEARGAEAHLCHHWAEGSKGITKLAERVAHIADGDAAQFAPIYPDEMPLWEKIETVAKRIYHAEEVTADPRILAQLAEWEEQGFGTLPVCMAKTQYSFSTDPKKLGAPTGHMVPVREVRLSAGAGFVVAICGDIMTMPGLPRVPAAETIRLNGAGEVEGLF comes from the coding sequence GGAGATCGGCGAGAAGCTCGGCATCACCGGGACGGACCTCATCCCCTATGGCCATGACAAGGCGAAGGTTTCGGCGAGCTTCATCGCCGGGCTCGCGGGCCGCAGGCACGGCCGGCTGATCCTCGTCACGGCGATCAACCCGACCCCCGCGGGCGAGGGCAAGACCACCACCACCGTCGGCCTCGGCGACGGGCTGGCGGCGATCGGCAAGAAGGCGGCGGTCTGCATCCGCGAGGCCTCGCTCGGGCCGAACTTCGGGATGAAGGGCGGGGCCGCCGGCGGCGGCTACGCGCAGGTGGTGCCGATGGAGGAGATGAACCTCCACTTCACCGGCGACTTCCACGCGATCACCGCCGCGCACAACCTGCTCGCGGCGATGATCGACAACCACATCCACTGGGGCAACGCGCTCGACATCGACCTGCGCCGGATCGTCTGGCGGCGGGTGCTCGACGTCAACGACCGCGCGCTGCGCGACGTGGTGACGGGGCTCGGCGGCGTGCCGAACGGCTTCCCGCGGCAGGGCGGCTTCGACATCACCGTCGCCTCCGAGGTCATGGCCTGCCTCTGCCTCGCCGACGACCTCGTGGACCTTGAGCAGCGGCTCGGAGACATGATCGTCGCCTATCGCCGCGACAAGGCCCCGGTGCATGCGCGCGACCTCAAGGCGGACGGCGCGATGGCGGTGCTCTTGAAGGACGCGCTGCAACCCAACCTCGTGCAGACGCTCGAGCACACCCCGGCCTTCGTGCACGGCGGGCCCTTCGCCAATATCGCGCATGGCTGCAACTCGGTGATCGCCACCAAGACCGCGCTCGCCCTTGCCGACTACGTGGTGACCGAGGCGGGCTTCGGCGCCGATCTCGGGGCCGAGAAGTTCTTCGACATCAAGTGCCGCAAGGCCGGGCTGCACCCCGACTGCGCGGTGCTGGTGGCGACGGTGCGGGCGCTCAAGATGAACGGCGGCGTGGCGCGGGCCGAGCTTGGCACCGAGGACGTGGCCGCGGTCAAGAAGGGCTGCGCCAACCTCGGGCGCCACATCGAGAACCTGCGCCAGTTCGGCGTTCCGGTGGTGGTGGCGATCAACCATTTCGCCGGCGACACCGAGGCCGAGATCGCCGCGGTCAAGGCCTATGCCGAGGCGCGCGGCGCCGAGGCGCACCTCTGCCACCACTGGGCCGAGGGCTCGAAGGGGATCACGAAACTCGCCGAGCGCGTCGCCCATATCGCCGACGGCGACGCCGCACAGTTCGCGCCGATCTACCCCGACGAGATGCCGCTCTGGGAAAAGATCGAGACCGTCGCCAAGCGCATCTACCACGCCGAGGAGGTGACCGCCGACCCGCGCATCCTCGCCCAGCTTGCCGAATGGGAAGAGCAGGGTTTCGGCACCCTGCCGGTCTGCATGGCCAAGACGCAGTATTCCTTCTCGACCGATCCCAAGAAGCTCGGCGCGCCGACCGGTCACATGGTGCCGGTGCGCGAGGTCCGGCTCTCGGCCGGGGCGGGCTTCGTCGTGGCGATCTGCGGCGACATCATGACCATGCCCGGCCTGCCGCGCGTGCCCGCGGCCGAGACCATCCGGCTCAACGGAGCGGGCGAGGTCGAGGGGCTGTTCTGA
- a CDS encoding ligase-associated DNA damage response DEXH box helicase produces the protein MSGLPASLQTWFAARGWSLHPHQRAMLERAGAPALLLIAPTGGGKTLAGFLPTLAELTEAPRTGLHTLYVSPLKALAADIRRNLLIPIEEAGLPIRVEDRTGDTSSSRKRRQRADPPHILLTTPESLALLTSYEDAPRIFAGLSRVVVDEIHALAESKRGDQLMLALARLQTLCPDLRRVGLSATVEDPAAIARLLARHPDPCKIVEADPGPEPDISMLQTEAAPPWSGGGAAYAIPAVLEEVKRHRTTLIFHNTRAQAEIFFHRLWLANEDSLPIGIHHGSLDRGQREKVEAAMVRGDLRAIVCTGSLDLGIDWGDVDLVIQIGAPKNVKRLVQRIGRANHRYNAPSKALLVPANRFEVVECLAALEAVRARELDGESRGPGPRDVLCQHILIAACAGPFDAGKLYAEMTTAGAYAGLTRAGFDACLQFCATGGYALRAYDQWQRLKQREDGLWQLRDPRSAARIRQNIGTIQDSDTLKVRYRGRGGAPLGEIEEGFAAQLTRGDTFLIGGQIVRYEGLREMVVQVSPDAHRKPKIATFMGTKFATSTQLSERILRMFRQEDWPGLPRHTADWLRLQREVSRLPEPGRLLIESFPHDGREQLVIYGFAGRNAMQTLGLLLTKRMEEEGLAPMGFVATDYATLIWGLDAVVDPAPLFDLAALEAGLEGWLAGNAVMKRTFRASATIAGLIERNVGGQRKTGRQATMSSDILYDTLVKYDPDHLLLQITREEAMRGLVDFARIREMCARVQGRIDLVRLDRLSPLSAPLFLEPGKVPIRGSAEARLLEEEVGALLREAGLGAI, from the coding sequence ATGTCCGGATTGCCCGCCTCCCTTCAGACCTGGTTCGCCGCCCGCGGCTGGAGCCTGCACCCGCACCAGCGCGCCATGCTCGAGCGGGCCGGCGCGCCCGCGCTGCTGCTCATCGCGCCGACCGGCGGCGGCAAGACGCTGGCCGGGTTCCTGCCGACGCTCGCCGAGCTGACCGAGGCGCCGCGGACCGGGCTGCACACGCTCTACGTCTCGCCGCTGAAGGCGCTGGCGGCGGACATCAGGCGCAACCTGCTCATCCCGATCGAGGAGGCGGGCCTGCCGATCCGCGTCGAGGACCGCACCGGCGACACGTCTTCCTCGCGCAAGCGGCGGCAGCGGGCCGATCCGCCGCACATCCTGCTGACCACGCCCGAGAGCCTTGCCCTGCTCACCTCCTACGAGGACGCGCCGCGCATCTTCGCCGGGCTGAGCCGGGTGGTGGTCGACGAGATCCACGCCCTCGCCGAGAGCAAGCGCGGCGACCAGCTGATGCTGGCGCTGGCGCGGCTGCAGACGCTCTGCCCCGACCTGCGGCGGGTCGGGCTTTCGGCCACGGTCGAGGATCCGGCGGCGATCGCCCGGCTGCTGGCGCGGCACCCGGATCCCTGCAAGATCGTCGAGGCCGATCCCGGCCCCGAGCCCGACATCTCGATGCTGCAGACCGAGGCCGCCCCGCCCTGGTCCGGCGGCGGGGCGGCCTACGCGATCCCGGCGGTGCTCGAAGAGGTCAAGCGGCACCGCACCACGCTCATCTTCCACAACACCCGCGCGCAGGCCGAGATCTTCTTCCACCGGCTCTGGCTCGCCAACGAGGACTCGCTGCCGATCGGCATCCACCATGGCAGCCTCGACCGCGGCCAGCGCGAGAAGGTCGAGGCCGCCATGGTGCGCGGCGATCTGCGCGCCATCGTCTGCACCGGCTCGCTCGACCTCGGCATCGACTGGGGCGACGTGGACCTGGTGATCCAGATCGGCGCGCCGAAGAACGTCAAACGGCTCGTGCAGCGCATCGGCCGCGCCAACCACCGCTACAACGCGCCCTCGAAGGCGCTGCTGGTGCCCGCAAACCGCTTCGAGGTGGTGGAATGCCTCGCCGCGCTCGAGGCGGTGCGGGCGCGGGAACTCGACGGCGAGAGCCGCGGGCCCGGGCCGCGCGACGTGCTCTGCCAGCACATCCTCATCGCCGCCTGCGCCGGGCCCTTCGACGCAGGCAAGCTCTACGCCGAGATGACCACGGCGGGGGCCTATGCCGGGCTGACGCGGGCCGGGTTCGACGCCTGCCTGCAGTTCTGCGCCACCGGCGGCTACGCGCTGCGCGCCTACGACCAGTGGCAGCGGCTGAAGCAGCGCGAGGACGGGCTCTGGCAGCTGCGCGACCCGCGCTCGGCGGCGCGCATCCGGCAGAACATCGGCACCATCCAGGACAGCGACACCTTGAAAGTGCGCTACCGCGGCCGCGGCGGCGCGCCCCTAGGCGAGATCGAGGAGGGTTTCGCCGCGCAGCTGACCAGGGGCGACACGTTCCTCATCGGCGGGCAGATCGTGCGCTACGAGGGGCTGCGCGAGATGGTGGTGCAGGTCAGCCCCGACGCCCACCGCAAGCCGAAGATCGCCACCTTCATGGGCACCAAGTTCGCCACCTCGACGCAGCTGTCCGAGCGCATCCTGCGGATGTTCCGGCAGGAGGACTGGCCCGGCCTGCCGCGCCACACCGCCGACTGGCTGCGCCTGCAGCGCGAGGTCTCGCGCCTGCCCGAGCCCGGCCGGCTGCTGATCGAGAGCTTCCCGCATGACGGGCGCGAGCAGCTGGTGATCTACGGCTTTGCCGGGCGCAACGCGATGCAGACGCTGGGGCTCCTGCTCACCAAGCGCATGGAGGAGGAGGGGCTCGCCCCGATGGGCTTCGTCGCCACCGACTATGCCACGCTGATCTGGGGGCTCGACGCGGTGGTCGACCCCGCGCCGCTCTTCGACCTCGCGGCGCTCGAGGCGGGGCTCGAGGGCTGGCTCGCCGGCAACGCGGTGATGAAGCGCACCTTCCGCGCCTCGGCCACCATCGCCGGGCTGATCGAGCGCAACGTCGGCGGGCAGCGCAAGACCGGGCGGCAGGCGACCATGTCCTCGGACATCCTCTACGACACGCTGGTGAAATACGACCCCGACCACCTGCTCCTGCAGATCACCCGCGAGGAGGCGATGCGCGGGCTGGTCGATTTCGCCCGCATCCGCGAGATGTGCGCGCGGGTGCAGGGGCGGATCGACCTCGTGCGGCTGGACCGGCTCTCGCCGCTCTCGGCGCCACTCTTCCTCGAGCCGGGCAAGGTGCCGATCCGCGGCAGCGCCGAGGCGCGGCTGCTCGAGGAGGAGGTGGGCGCGCTCCTGCGCGAGGCCGGGCTGGGCGCGATCTGA
- a CDS encoding chorismate mutase — protein sequence MRDPASLGDMTALRAEIDATDKSLSALLAHRQRLIDRAAEIKTGAGLPARIKARVDEVIANARTNAEAEGIDPDLSETLWRELVEWSIRREETVLGQE from the coding sequence ATGCGCGATCCCGCAAGCCTTGGCGACATGACGGCGCTGCGCGCCGAGATCGACGCCACCGACAAGAGCCTGAGCGCGCTTCTGGCGCATCGCCAGCGCCTCATCGACCGTGCCGCCGAGATCAAGACCGGCGCGGGACTTCCCGCCCGGATCAAGGCCCGCGTCGACGAGGTCATCGCCAATGCCCGGACCAATGCCGAGGCCGAGGGGATCGATCCGGATCTGAGCGAGACGCTCTGGCGCGAGCTGGTGGAGTGGTCGATCCGCCGCGAAGAAACCGTTCTGGGACAGGAGTGA
- a CDS encoding inorganic phosphate transporter: MTAIEEILHNLPQVATLTLLLVFVLIVLQEAVNGFHDAANAVATVIYANALKPVPAIALSAVMNFLGVILGGTAVAFSIVFLLPKEMIAGINTAHEASLMLALIATAVTWNLATWYFGIPNSTTHTYIGAVIGVSMAHALLVGAPVAQELNLHEGRKILLTLLVSPVFGFVVGWLIYRLIRRLVRSPEIYRPHEEGLRPPGGICAALIVGAAGVSFLHGSNDGQKSIGLMLMALMGLAPGNFALDPVHDPASYARSLQVIAELRQVVDAHLADPQVPAAARYRTELEHLRAVVELDGAATPVTEEERIRFRAEILDIHEALGRALDTPQLTAILTGTEIARLNDAYTALQRLIEKVPTWLVMLSALALGCGTMIGYRRIVETLGEKMGSRHMSPAQGLAAQAAAMASIAAADFGGVPVSTTHVLTSGVAGTVQSSGDRMQWDMISRILLAWVTTLPGTVILSFGAALLLHVMLV; this comes from the coding sequence ATGACCGCGATCGAGGAAATCCTGCACAACCTGCCGCAGGTGGCCACGCTGACCCTCCTCCTCGTCTTCGTGCTGATCGTGCTGCAGGAGGCGGTGAACGGCTTCCACGACGCGGCCAACGCCGTCGCGACGGTGATCTACGCCAACGCGCTGAAACCGGTTCCGGCCATCGCGCTCTCGGCGGTGATGAACTTCCTCGGGGTGATCCTCGGCGGCACGGCGGTGGCCTTCTCGATCGTCTTCCTGCTGCCCAAGGAGATGATCGCCGGGATCAACACCGCGCACGAGGCCTCGCTGATGCTGGCGCTGATCGCCACGGCGGTGACCTGGAACCTTGCGACCTGGTATTTCGGCATCCCCAACTCGACCACGCACACCTACATTGGCGCGGTCATCGGCGTGTCGATGGCCCATGCGCTGCTGGTCGGCGCGCCCGTCGCGCAGGAGCTGAACCTTCACGAGGGGCGGAAGATCCTGCTCACCCTGCTGGTCTCGCCGGTCTTCGGCTTCGTCGTCGGATGGCTCATCTACCGGCTGATCCGTCGGCTGGTGCGGAGCCCAGAGATCTACCGCCCGCACGAGGAAGGGCTTCGCCCGCCCGGCGGCATCTGCGCCGCGCTCATCGTCGGGGCGGCGGGCGTGTCCTTCCTGCACGGCTCGAACGACGGGCAGAAGTCGATCGGGCTGATGCTGATGGCGCTGATGGGCCTCGCGCCGGGCAATTTCGCGCTCGACCCGGTGCACGACCCGGCAAGCTACGCCCGCAGCCTGCAGGTGATCGCCGAGCTGCGGCAGGTGGTGGACGCGCATCTTGCCGACCCGCAGGTGCCCGCCGCCGCGCGCTACCGGACCGAGCTCGAGCACCTGCGCGCGGTGGTCGAGCTCGACGGCGCCGCGACACCGGTGACGGAAGAGGAGCGCATCCGCTTCCGCGCCGAGATCCTCGACATCCACGAGGCACTCGGCCGGGCGCTCGACACCCCGCAGCTGACCGCGATCCTGACCGGCACCGAGATCGCCCGGCTGAACGACGCCTATACCGCTTTGCAACGGCTGATCGAGAAGGTGCCCACATGGCTGGTGATGCTCTCGGCCCTCGCCCTCGGCTGCGGCACGATGATCGGCTACAGGCGGATCGTCGAGACGCTGGGCGAGAAGATGGGCAGCAGGCACATGAGCCCGGCGCAGGGGCTGGCGGCGCAGGCCGCCGCCATGGCCTCGATCGCCGCGGCGGATTTCGGCGGCGTGCCGGTCTCGACCACCCACGTGCTGACCTCGGGCGTCGCCGGCACGGTGCAGTCCTCGGGCGACCGGATGCAGTGGGACATGATCTCGCGCATCCTGCTGGCCTGGGTCACCACCCTGCCCGGCACGGTGATCCTGTCGTTCGGCGCGGCGCTCCTGCTGCACGTGATGCTGGTCTGA
- the pdeM gene encoding ligase-associated DNA damage response endonuclease PdeM: MSWIDVEFCGAALRALGSGALFWPAERLLVVSDLHLGKSARMAAQGGALLPPYEGRETLQRLERDLEATGAKRVVCLGDSFDSAGIDLMLPEDEQLWITRLQAGRDWIWVEGNHDPGPVSLGGRHLAALELGGLVLRHIAERGASGEISGHYHPKARLVLRGGRVISRPCFLLDAARLLMPAYGAYTGGLRTDSPALVGLMAADAQAILTGEAPLALPMPR, translated from the coding sequence ATGAGCTGGATCGACGTGGAGTTTTGCGGGGCCGCGCTGCGGGCGCTGGGGTCGGGGGCGCTGTTCTGGCCCGCCGAGCGGCTGCTCGTGGTCTCGGACCTGCACCTCGGAAAGTCGGCTCGGATGGCGGCGCAGGGCGGCGCGCTGCTTCCCCCCTACGAAGGGCGCGAGACGCTGCAGCGGCTCGAGCGCGACCTCGAGGCCACCGGCGCCAAGCGCGTGGTCTGCCTCGGCGACAGTTTCGACAGCGCGGGGATCGACCTCATGCTGCCCGAGGACGAGCAGCTCTGGATCACGCGGCTGCAGGCCGGGCGCGACTGGATCTGGGTCGAGGGCAACCACGATCCGGGGCCGGTCTCCCTTGGCGGCAGGCACCTCGCGGCGCTGGAGCTGGGCGGGCTGGTGCTGCGCCACATCGCCGAGCGCGGCGCTTCCGGCGAGATCTCCGGCCACTACCACCCCAAGGCGCGGCTGGTGCTGCGCGGCGGGCGGGTGATCTCGCGCCCCTGTTTCCTGCTCGACGCGGCGCGGCTGCTGATGCCCGCCTATGGCGCCTATACCGGGGGACTGCGGACGGACAGCCCGGCGCTCGTCGGGCTCATGGCGGCGGATGCGCAGGCGATCCTCACCGGCGAGGCGCCGCTGGCGCTGCCGATGCCGCGCTAG